A segment of the Rhizobium leguminosarum bv. trifolii WSM1325 genome:
CCGGATGGTGACGGCAGCCGCCATCATGTCCCGCCTGCTACTGATCGAGCCGCATGGCCCATATGCGGTTATCTCGGGGCAGGCCCGCAAACCATCGACAACGGAAAGACTTCCGGTTCGCCCTTTCCGCTCTGCTCGCTTGTTGGCTCGGATCTTTCGCCCTTGAATCGATTCCGAGCAAAGGCGTTTCCATCATGCCTTGATGACGTGATCGGCCGAAAGTCCGAGCCGGTTGAAGACGTTGCGCGTGTCGATGATCAGCGGGGCGCTATTTGCGAGCGCCGTATAATCCACCCTGTCGTGATCGGTCGAGACCAGCACCGCATCATAGCCGGCAATGGTATCAGGCGTCAGCGTCACCGACTTGCGGCCTTTCAGCGCCTGGTATTCGCGCGTCGGCGGTATCTCGGCGACGAAGGGATCATGGTAGTCCGCGTGTCCGCCACGCTCCTCGATGATCTCGATCAGCCGCAGCGACGGGCTCTCGCGGATATCGGCGACGTTCTTCTTATAGGCGAGCCCGAGCACCAGCACCCTGCTGCGGCTCAGCGCCTTGCCGGCGCGGATGTCGAGTGCTTCGGCGAGTTTGCCGACGATATAACGCGGCATTGCCGAATTGATCTCGCCGGCGAGCTCGATGAAGCGGGTCGGCAGCTCGTATTCCCGCGATTTCCAGGTGAGGTAGAAGGGATCGATCGGGATGCAATGACCGCCAAGGCCGGGGCCGGGATAAAACGGCATGTAGCCGAAGGGCTTGGTCTTGGCGGCGTCGATGACTTCCCAGACGTCGATGCCCATGGCCGCGTAGACGGTCTTCAGTTCGTTGACGAGAGCGATATTGACCGAGCGGAAGATGTTTTCGGTGAGCTTCACGGCCTCGGCCGTCGCATTCGAAGAGACGGGAACGACCGAGGATACCGCCGCACCATAGAATGCCTTCATCAGCGCCAGCGCCTCGGGCCCGTCGCCGGCGACGACCTTCGGGATCGTGGCGGTATGATAATGCTGGTTGCCGGGATCCTCGCGCTCCGGCGAGAAGCCGACGAAGAAGTCCGAGCCGGATTTCAGCCCGGTGCCTTCGAGAATGACCTTCACCACGTCATCGGTCGTGCCGGGATAGGTGGTCGATTCCAGCACGACGAGCTGACCGGGGCGCAAATGCGCGGCGATCGAGCGCGACGTCGCCTCGACGAAGGAAAGGTCGGGATCGCGATGCTTGGTGAGCGGCGTCGGCACGCAGATGATGACAACGTCGCACTCGGCAAGTCCGGCGAAATCGTTCGTCGCCTTGAAGCGGCCGGCATCGATCTCGGCCGAAAGTGCTGCGTCGGTCACCGAGTCGATATAGGAGCGGCGGGCATCGAGCGCCACCATCTTGCCCGGGTCGATGTCGAAGCCGGTGACAGCAAAGCCGCTGCGCGCCACCGCCATCGCCAGCGGCAGGCCGACATAGCCAAGCCCGATGATGCCGGCGCGAGCCGTGCGAGTTTCGATCTTCTGCAAAAGCGTATCGAAGGAGGAGCTGGCCAAGGCGGGATCTTTCAAACGGGGAAGAGAAGGTTGATCTAATGCATGATCCAGGCAAATTAAACCCAGGCGCGGATCTTCCTCTCACGCTGGCGGTGCTGCTGTCCTGTTCGCGTCGATGACTGCCCCTCGTCAACCGATCTCCTAACAGCACAACACCCTTGGTCGGGTGTTGCGGAAATGACTCAGGCCATGCTGTTTGCTGCAACTTCAGCGCACAAAAAAATATAGATCCCATTGTTTCGCACTTGCAGCATCCCTATTTTGACTTTCGATATTGAACCACCTGGAAAGGATTACCCGTCCGATCCCCGACATGGGGAGTCGAGGGGCGCCGCCGCCGGGCTTTCGGCGGATCCGTTGACACAATAATACCGCTCGTACATCCTGATTTCCTTGTGACCTGCGCATGAAAATGGGCCGGCCGGGGGGACTTTTGGCTCTTGGGGATGGCGTGCCTTATGAGGATCATACCGAGAATGAGCACGATCGAATCCAGCGTGTCGTCCATCCTGTTGGACCGGGTCGCTGAATGGCTGACGAACTCTTCGCTGGCCGGAGACGAGCTTGAAAACATTGTCCGCGGTTTTTGCGAAAGGCTGACTGCCGCGGGCCTGCCGCTCGCGCGCGTGCATCTTTCCTTTTCGATGCTGCACCCGCTCTACGATGCGCTGAGCTTCACCTGGCGGCGCGCCAGCGGCGTCACCATCGAGGGCTTTCGCATGCCCGCGGGGCAAAAGCCGGACCGCTTCCTGCAGAGCCCGTATTATTACCTGCTCGACAACAATCTGCAGCACATCCGCCGCCGGCTGATCCAGGATGGGCCGAACGAATTTCCGATTTTCGAGGACCTGCGCAAGGACGGCATCACCGATTACCTCGCCTTCGTGCAGCCCTTCGGCGACGGCTCGGTGCAGGGCATGATGGGTTCCTGGTCGACGGACCACAACACCGGCTTTTCCGACGACATGATCGATGCGCTGCTCAGGATGCAGAACCATCTGGCGGTCGCCGCCAAGATGGCGGTGCTCGGCAAGCTCGCCAACAACATGCTGACCACCTATCTCGGCGGCGACGCCGGCAAGCGGGTGCTGAACGGCCAAATCCGCCGCGGCGACGGTGAGACGATCCGCGCCGCCCTCGTCATGGGCGACATGCGCGAATCCACCGTCTATGCCGAAAAGGAAGGCCGGCAGGCCTATATCGACACGCTGAACCAGTTCTTCGACGCGATCGCAGCCCCCTTCAACCGCAATGGCGGCGAGATCCTGAGTTTCCTCGGCGACGGCTTTCTCGCCGTCTATCCTTGCGGACGCCATAAGGACCCATCGAAAATTGCCTGCGAGGCGGCGCTTTCGGCCGTGCATCAGGCGCAGGCGCGGGTCGCCGAACTCAACAGGGACCGCGAGCAGAAGGGCCTGACCAGGGTCGGCTACGGCATCGGCCTGCATGTCGGCAACGTCATGTTCGGCAATGTCGGCCTCAAGGACCGCCTGACCTTCTCGGCCTTCGGCTCGGCGGTCAACGAGGTCCAACGTCTGCAGATCCTGACCAAGAAATATGGCCGCGAGGTCGTCGCCAGCCAGGCCTTCGCCGGCTATTGCGGCGGCGAGTGGACGACGCTCGGCGAAGAGAAGCTGCGCGGCATCCGCCAGAAGGTGACGGTGCTGCAGCCGCGCGCGCCGGCGCCGGCGATCAACGTCGACGAGAGCTTCCGCGAGGCCGTGCAGAACGGGCTTTCGGAAGCCGAGCAGGTCATTCTCTTGCATCGCGACGCCAAGAAACATGTCGAGCGCACCAGCATGGAGAAATTCATCCAGTAACGGCCTAGAACCCTTGTCATAATCCGCGCGCCTCGCCTTGGGAACTTCGGCGGGACGTGGGGGTTTTTCTATGATTGTCATCAGCTAGACACCCCGTTTGCGGTACGATAGTGTGACTTAACGGGAACATAGAAGACTGGGGAATTTCATTGGCATGGCGTCTGCAGCGGATCTGTTGCGTATTGAAAATCTCGACGTCTCCTTCTCGGTTTTCGGTGACCGGTTACGGGTCGTAAAACAAGCCAATCTTCGCATTCTTCCGGGTAAGGTCACCGCTCTCGTCGGTGAATCCGGCTCGGGAAAATCGGTGATCAGCCAGTCGATCATGGGGATCCTGCCCAATCCGGCCAAGGCCACGGGCAGCATCCTGTTCACCGATCCGCTCGACGGCTCCACGACCGATATCCTGTCCTTTCCGCGCGACAGCGAGGAAATGCGCGACCTGCGTGGCCGGCGCATGGCGACGATCTTCCAGGAGCCGATGACCTCGCTCTCGCCGCTGCATACGATCGGCAACCAGATCAGCGAAGTGCTGCTGATCCATACCGAAGCCGACAAGCGGGAAGCCCGTGAAAAGACCGAGGAGATGCTCGGCCTGGTCGGCTTCTCCAACCCCCATCGCACCTACGACATGTATCCGTTCGAACTGTCCGGCGGCATGCGCCAGCGCGCGATGATCGCCATGGCGCTGATCTGCAAGCCGGCGCTGTTGATCGCCGACGAGCCGACGACGGCGCTCGACGTGACGATCCAGGCGCAGATCCTGGAATTGCTCCGCGAGCTGCAGGCCAAGCTCGGCATGGCGATGCTGCTCATCACCCACGATCTCGGCATCGTCGCCAACATGGCAGACGAGGTGGTCGTCATCTATCACGGCGAGATCATGGAAGCAGGACCGGTCGAAGCGATCTTCCGCAATCCGCAGCATCCTTATCTCAAGGGCCTGATGGCCGCCGTTCCGCATTTCGACATGAAACCCGGCGAGCGACTGAAAGCGCTGCGCGATGTAACGGTCAATCTCGAAGCCCTGGTCGGCAAGAAGAAGCCGCTGCAGGCGGAGGCGCCGGGCATCCTGCTATCCGTCGCCAACCTCTCGAAGACATACAAGACGCGCAAGCGCGGTTTCTTCGGCAAGCATGAAGCCACCGTCCTGCGGGCCGTCGACGACGTCAGCTTCGACATCCGCCGCGGCGAATGTCTTGGTCTGGTCGGCGAGTCCGGCTGCGGAAAGACGACGCTCAGCAAGATCCTGATGCGCGCCATCACGCCGGACAGCGGCGCGGTGGTGTTCAACGACGGCAAGGAGGTCGTCGACGTCCTCTCCGTCAAGGGCTCCGAACTGCAGGACATGCGCACCAAGATCCAGATGGTGTTCCAGGATCCGGTCTCCTCGCTCTCGCCGCGCATGACGGTGCGCAACATCTTAAGCGAACCGCTCGAGATCCATGACCGCGGCGACAGCGACGAGCGCAAGCGCAAGGTCGAGGGGCTGATGGCGGCAATCGGCCTCGACAAGCGTTATCTCAGCCGTTACCCGCACAGTTTTTCGGGCGGCCAGCGCCAGCGCATCGGTATCGCGCGCGCACTCGCGCTCGGCCCGAAGCTCGTCATTCTCGACGAGCCGGTCTCGGCGCTCGACGTCTCCGTGCAGGCGCAGATCCTCAATCTGTTGAAGGACCTGCAGAAGGAACTGGGGCTTACCTATCTGTTCATTTCGCACAATCTCGCCGTCGTCGATTACATGGCTGACCGCATCGCGGTGATGTGCAAGGGCCGCATCGTCGAGATCGCGCCGCGCGAGATCATCCTGCGCGATCCGGTGCACCCCTATACGAAATCGCTGCTCGCCGCCGTCCCCTTCCCCGATCTCGACCGGCCGCTCGATTTCAAGGCGCTCAGGGAAAACGGCGCCGCCGACAAGCAGAACTGGGGCGTGACCTTCACCGCCGAGCACGACGACGCTTCCGAGCTTGCCTATGCCGACCTCGGCGACGGCCATCTGGTGCGCGCCCGCAAGGGCGCCGATATCAGGGAGTTGCGCTGATGGTGACGCGTCGCGTCTTTCTCGGCGGCCTCGTCGGTGCTGCGATCGCGCCCGCGGTGCTTCGCGCCGGACAGGCCAGCGAGCCGGAATTCCTCAAGGAGCGGCTGACATCAGGCAGCCTGCCGCCGATGGCCGAGCGCATTCCCGCCCGCCCGCGTATCGTCAATCTCAAGGAGATGGGGCTCGAACCCGGTGCCTACGGCGGCACGGTGCGCACCATCATCGGCAGCCAGCGCGACATCCGCTTCATGACGATCTACGGCTATGCCCGCCTGGTCGGCTACAACAAGCACCTGCAGTTCCAGCCGGACATCCTGGCTTCCTTCCAGTCCGAGGACGACACGGTCTTCACCTTCACGCTGCGCGAGGGCCATAAATGGTCCGACGGCCAGCCGTTCACGGCCGACGATTTCCGCTACTGGTGGGAAGACGTCATCCTGAACGACAAGCTGACGCCCGGCGGCGGCGCGCTGGAGCTTCGTCCGCACGGCAGCCTGCCGCGCTTCGAAATGCTCGATCCGCTGACCGTGCGCTACACCTGGGAAAAACCCAACCCGATGTTCCTGCCGACGCTGGCCGGCCCGCAGCCGCTCGTCATCTTCGGCCCCGGTCATTATCTCAAGCAGTTCCACAAGAAATTCCAGCCCGACCAGGCGAAGATGGACGAGATGATGAAGACCTACCGCGTCAAGAAGTGGCAGGATCTGCACATCAAGATGGCGCGTTCCTACCGTCCGGAAAATCCGAACCTGCCGACGCTCGATCCCTGGCGCAATACGACGCCGCTGCCGTCCGAGCAGTTCGTCTTCGAGCGTAACCCGTTCTTCCACCGCGTCGACGAGACCGGCAGGCAGCTTCCCTATCTCGACCGTTTCATCCTCAACGTCTCCTCCTCGTCGATCATCGCCGCCAAGGCCGGTGCGGGCGAAGCCGACCTGCAGGTAACCGGCATCGATTTCAACGACTATACCTTCCTGAAGGAGGCCGAGAAGCGCTTCCCGGTGAAGGTCAATCTCTGGAAGCTCGCGCGCGGCTCGCGCATCACGCTGCTGCCGAACCTCAACTGCGCCGACGAGGTATGGCGCGGCCTCTTCCGCGACGTGCGCCTGCGCCGCGCTCTGTCGCTGGCGATCGACCGGCACGAGGTCAACATGGTCGCCTTTTACGGCCTCGGCACGCCAAGCGCCGATACCGTCCTGCCCGACAGCCCGCTCTTCAAGCAGGAATATGCCGACGCCTTCGTGAAGTTCGATCCCGACGAGGCCAACCGTCTGCTCGACGAGCTCGGCTTGACCAAACGCGGCGACGACGGCATGCGGCTGCTGCCCGACGGGCGGCGCGCCGAGATCACCGTCGAGACCGCCGGCGAGAGCAATCTCGACACCGACGTGCTGGAGCTGGTGCACGACCACTGGGCCAATATCGGCCTGGCGCTCTATACCCGGACCTCGCAGCGCGACGTCTTCCGCAACCGCGCCATGAGCGGTTCGATCATGATGTCGATCTGGTACGGCCTCGACAATGGCGTGCCGACGGCCGACATGTCGCCGGCAGGCCTTGCGCCGACGCTCGACGATCAGCTGCAATGGCCGCTCTGGGGCATGCATTACCTTTCCGCCGGCCAGGAGGGCGTCGCACCGGATCTGCCGGAGGCAGCCGAACTCGTCGACCTGCTCAGCCAATGGGGCTCGACGGCGAAATTCGAGGAGCGCCAGCTGATCTGGCACAAGATGCTGGCGCTCTATACGCAGCAGGTGTTCTCGATCGGCCTCATCAACAGCACGCTGCAGCCCGTTCTTTGCGCCGCCAAACTGCAGAACCTGCCGGAGAAAGCGCTCTACGGCTTCGATCCCACCTCCTATCTCGGCGTCTACATGCCGGATGCATTCTGGTACAAGGAGGCCTGAGGCGTGCTCAGATACATTCTCTGGCGCATCGCCGCCATGGTGCCGACACTCTTCGTCATTTCGGCGCTGGTCTTCACCATCATCGAATTGCCGCCCGGCGACTTCTTCGAGAGCCAGATCGCCGAGCTGCGTGCCTCCGGCGAGACCGCCAACCTCCAGGAAATCGAGGAGATGCGCCAGCAATACGGCTTCGACAAGCCGGAGATCGTGCGCTATTTCTACTGGGTCGGCGGCATGCTGCACGGCGATTTCGGCTATTCCTTCGAATACCAGCTGCCGGTCTCCGACGTGGTCGGCGATCGTCTCTGGCTGACGATGCTCGTCTCCTTCACGACGATCCTGCTCACCTGGCTGATCGCCTTTCCGATCGGCATCTATTCGGCCACGCACCAGTACAGCTGGGGTGATTACGGGCTGACCTTCCTCGGCCTGCTCGGCATCGCCGTTCCGAACTTCATGCTGGCGCTGATCCTGATGTATTTCGCCAATATCTGGTTCGGCATCTCGATCGGCCATCTGATGGATCAGCAATATATCTCGGCGCCGATGAGCTGGGAGAAGGCGCGGTCGATCCTCTCTCACCTGTGGATCCCCGTGATCATCGTCGGCACGGCCGGCACGGCCGGCATGATCCGGCGGCTGCGCGCCAACCTGCTCGACGAGATGCAGAAGCAGTATGTCGTCACCGCCCGCGCCAAGGGCCTGCCGCCGCTGAAGGCGCTGGTCAAATACCCGCTGCGCATGGCGCTCAACTTCTTCGTCGCCGATATCGGCTCGATCCTGCCGTCGATCATCTCGGGCGCCGAGATCGTCGCGATCGTGCTGTCGCTGGAAACGACGGGGCCGATGCTCATCAAGGCGCTGCAGAGCCAGGACATGTATCTGGCCGGCTCCTTCCTGATGTTCCTGGCCTTCCTCAACGTCATCGGCGTGCTGATCTCCGACATCGCGCTCGGCTTCCTTGATCCCCGCATCCGTCTGCAAGGCAGGAGCACCAAATAATGTCGCCCCTTCCCGCACCCGGCGCGCCGCTTCCGCACTACGTCTCGACCGCTCCTTTCGATCCGCTTGCGACCGAATCGATGACGTCGGCGCAATCGCGCATCCATCTCGCCTCGCAAAAGCAGCTGATGTGGTGGAAATTCAAGCAGCACAAGCTCGCCTTGATCTCCGGCATCTTTCTCGCCGCCGTCTACCTGATGATCCTGATCGTCGAGTTCCTGGCGCCCTACGGCCTGCACACGCGCAATGTCGATTTCATCCACGCGCCGCCGCAGGCCGTCCATTTCTTCGACAAGGGCAGCTTCGTCGGTCCCTTCGTCTACGGCCGCGGCATGACGCTCGATCTCGACACGCTGCACCGTGTCTATACCGACCGGCCGAACGACGTGCAGCCGATCCGTTTCTTCTGCCGCGGCGATGCCTATAAATTCTGGGGCGTTGTGGCCTCGAACTATCATCTCGTCTGCCCGGCGATCGGCGGCCAGATGTTCCTGCTCGGCACCGACCGGCTCGGCCGTGACGTGCTCTCACGCATCCTCTACGGCGCGCGCATATCGTTGACGATCGGCCTGATCGGCATTTCGATCAGCTTCGTGCTCGGTATCGTCATCGGCGGCCTTGCCGGTTATCGCGGCGGCATTTTCGATCTCATCGTCCAGCGCCTGATCGAAGTGCTGCAATCGCTGCCGAGCCTGCCGCTGTGGATGGCGCTGGCTGCCATCATGCCGGTGACCTGGAGCCCGATCGTCATCTATTTCGGCATCACCGTCATCCTCGGCATCATCGACTGGACGGGGCTCGCGCGTGCCGTGCGCTCCAAACTCCTGGCGCTGCGCGAGGAGGATTATGTCCAGGCCGCACAGCTGATGGGCGCCAGCACGCCGCGCATCATCGGCCGGCATCTGGTGCCGGGCTTCATGTCGCATCTCATTGCTTCGGCGACGATTTCAATCCCCGGCATGATCCTTGGGGAGACCGCGCTCTCCTTCCTCGGCCTCGGCCTTCGTCCGCCGATCACCAGCTGGGGCATTCTGCTGACCGAGGCAAAAAGCGTCAGCGTCATCGCCTTCTATCCCTGGCTGCTCTATCCGATCATTCCTGTTGTTCTTGTCATTTTGGCGTTCAACTTTCTGGGAGACGGCTTGCGTGACGCGGCAGATCCCTACAAATAGCAGGAAACGCGGCGGCGCATCACCGCACCGCCCCCACCTCTTGGCCTCCGGACGGTGGGGTTACTAACTATGTTGCTGACCCCAGAAGGGATGCCCATGTCCAGACGTCTCGAAGATGCGCGCATCCTCATGTACAGCCACGACACCTTCGGTCTCGGCCATCTGCGCCGCTGTCGCGCCATTGCCCATGCGCTGGTCGAGGATTATCGCGGCCTCAATATTCTGATCATTTCGGGTGCCACCATCGCCGGCGCCTTCGACTACCGGGCCCGTGTCGACTTCGTGAAGATCCCGAGCGTCATCAAGCTCCGCAACGGCGAATATACCTCGCTCGCCAGCCATATCGACCTGCACGAGACGCTGAAGATGCGCGAATCGAGCATTCGCCACACGGCCGAGACCTTCCAGCCCGATATCTTCATCGTCGACAAGGAACCGATGGGATTGAAGGGTGAGGTCGAGGATACGCTCGCCTATCTCAAGGCCCGCGGCACCGTCCTGGTGCTGGGGCTGCGCGAGATCATGGACGCGCCGCATCTGCTCGAGGCCGAGTGGAAGAAGAACAGCGTCATGCAGAAGATCGACCAGTATTACGACAGCGTCTGGGTCTATGGTCCGCCGGATTTCTACGATCCGCTGATCGGCCTCGACGTCCCGGCCAGCCTGCGCCGGAAGATGGATTTCGTCGGCTTCCTGCAGCGCAGCGTCTCCAAGGGCAAGACCTCGATCAACGCCCGCAAGGACAATTACATCCTCGTCACCACGGGCGGCGGCGGCGACGGCTCCGATCTCGTCCATGACGTCATGAACGCCTACGAGGCCGATCCGACGCTGACGCAAAAGGCGCTCGTCGTGCTCGGGCCCTATATGCCGGCCGCCGAGCGCGCCAAGCTGGTGCAGAAGGGCGAAGCCATCTCCTATATCGAGGTGATCGAGTTCGACAACCACATGGAAGAGCTGATCGACGGCGCGACCGGCGTCGTTGCCATGGGCGGTTATAACACCTATTGCGAGATCCTCTCCTTCGACAAGCCAGCCCTCATCGTGCCGCGCGTCAAGCCCCGCGAAGAGCAGCTGCTGCGCGCCCTGCGGGCAAGCGAGCTCGGCCTCGTCGACATGCTGCTGCCGGATCAGTCGGTCGACCCCACGATCATGGCCGAAGCGCTGAAGCGTCTGCCTTCGCGCCAGCCGCCGTCGAAGAGCGGCGGCAATATGCGTCTCGAAGGGCTGGACCATATCTCGCAGACCGTCGGCCGTTGGATCGACGGCCGCGGCAGCCACCTTTCCCTCGTCGGCGCGGAATAGGGCACGGCCTTGCCGCCACGCCGCAAGATCCTCGTCGTGCTGAAGGGCTATCCCCGCCTTTCGGAAACCTTCATTGCCCAGGAGCTGCTCGGCCTCGAAAAGGCCGGCTTCGACCTGACGCTGATTTCCATGCGCCGGCCGACCGACAAGAAGCGCCATCCCGTGCATGAGGAGATCCGGGCGCGTGTCGTCTATCTGCCGGAATATCTGCACGAGGAGCCGATCCGCGTGCTGAAGGGCCTCATCGCCGGCCTCTCCAAACCCGGCTTCCAGGCACTGATGAAACGCTTCCTCGCCGACCTCAAGCGCGACATCTCCCGCAACCGCTTCCGCCGCCTCGGCCAGGCGCTGGTGCTGGGGCGCGAATGGCCGGATAGGGGCGAATGGCTGCATGCCCATTTCATCCACACGCCGGCCTCGGTGACGGAATATGCCAGCATCCTCACGGGCACGCCCTGGACCTGTTCGGCGCATGCCAAGGACATATGGACGTCGCCCGACTGGGAGCTGAACGAGAAACTCGGCAGCGCCCGCTGGACCGTCACCTGCACCAGGACGGGCTACGACCATATGCGCGCGCTGACGTCACGCAAGGACGCCGTGCACTTGAGTTACCACGGTCTCGATCTCGCCCGCTTCGGCCACTTTGCCGGCGAGCGTTCGGACCGGACCGGCAGCGAACCCGACGATCCGGCCTTCATCCTCAGCGTCGGCCGCGCCGTCGAAAAGAAGGGTTACGACGTGCTGCTGCGCGCACTGGCGCTGCTGCCCGCCGAGCTTCACTGGCGCATGGACCATATCGGCGGCGGCGAGGAGCTTGCGAAACTGAAGGCGCTGGCCACCGAACTCGGGATCTCCGGCCGCATCGTCTGGAAGGGCGCCATGGCCCAGGAAGACGTGCTCGATCATTACCGCCGCGCCGACGTCTTCGCGCTTGCCTGCCGGATCGCCGCCAACGGCGACCGCGACGGCCTGCCGAACGTCCTGGTCGAGGCCTCGAGCCAGCGGCTGGTCTGCCTGTCGACCGAAGTATCCGGTGTGCCGGAACTGCTGAAGAACAGTGAAAACGGCCTCGTCGTACCGCCAGACGACCCGGCGAAGCTCGCCGCAGCGCTGGAGGCGGCGATCCGCGACCCGGCACTGCGCAAGCGGCTCGGCGATGCCGCCGAACGCCAGGTGCGCCAATATTTCGACTATCACTCCAGCATCAGACAGCTCACCGGCCTGTTCGAGGCCGAATGGCAGAAGGCGTCATGACGGCACCGCGCATCTTCTTCTACGTCCAGCACCTGCTCGGCATCGGTCACATCGCCCGCGCCAGCCGCATCGCCAACGCGCTGATCAAGGACGGTTTCGACGTCACGGTCGTGACCGGCGGCCTGCCGGTGCCGGGCTTTCCGGGCGAAGGCGTAAAGACCGCGGCCCTGCCGGCTGTCGTTGCCAGCAATGCCGGTTTTTCCGGTCTCGCCGATGCCGATGGCCGGCCGGCCGACGAGGATTTCCTCCATGCCC
Coding sequences within it:
- a CDS encoding glycosyl transferase group 1 (PFAM: glycosyl transferase group 1~KEGG: rec:RHECIAT_PA0000039 glycosyltransferase protein), which translates into the protein MPPRRKILVVLKGYPRLSETFIAQELLGLEKAGFDLTLISMRRPTDKKRHPVHEEIRARVVYLPEYLHEEPIRVLKGLIAGLSKPGFQALMKRFLADLKRDISRNRFRRLGQALVLGREWPDRGEWLHAHFIHTPASVTEYASILTGTPWTCSAHAKDIWTSPDWELNEKLGSARWTVTCTRTGYDHMRALTSRKDAVHLSYHGLDLARFGHFAGERSDRTGSEPDDPAFILSVGRAVEKKGYDVLLRALALLPAELHWRMDHIGGGEELAKLKALATELGISGRIVWKGAMAQEDVLDHYRRADVFALACRIAANGDRDGLPNVLVEASSQRLVCLSTEVSGVPELLKNSENGLVVPPDDPAKLAAALEAAIRDPALRKRLGDAAERQVRQYFDYHSSIRQLTGLFEAEWQKAS
- a CDS encoding membrane-anchored protein (KEGG: rec:RHECIAT_PA0000040 membrane-anchored protein), with the protein product MSRRLEDARILMYSHDTFGLGHLRRCRAIAHALVEDYRGLNILIISGATIAGAFDYRARVDFVKIPSVIKLRNGEYTSLASHIDLHETLKMRESSIRHTAETFQPDIFIVDKEPMGLKGEVEDTLAYLKARGTVLVLGLREIMDAPHLLEAEWKKNSVMQKIDQYYDSVWVYGPPDFYDPLIGLDVPASLRRKMDFVGFLQRSVSKGKTSINARKDNYILVTTGGGGDGSDLVHDVMNAYEADPTLTQKALVVLGPYMPAAERAKLVQKGEAISYIEVIEFDNHMEELIDGATGVVAMGGYNTYCEILSFDKPALIVPRVKPREEQLLRALRASELGLVDMLLPDQSVDPTIMAEALKRLPSRQPPSKSGGNMRLEGLDHISQTVGRWIDGRGSHLSLVGAE
- a CDS encoding binding-protein-dependent transport systems inner membrane component (PFAM: binding-protein-dependent transport systems inner membrane component~KEGG: ret:RHE_PE00039 oligopeptide ABC transporter, permease protein); protein product: MSPLPAPGAPLPHYVSTAPFDPLATESMTSAQSRIHLASQKQLMWWKFKQHKLALISGIFLAAVYLMILIVEFLAPYGLHTRNVDFIHAPPQAVHFFDKGSFVGPFVYGRGMTLDLDTLHRVYTDRPNDVQPIRFFCRGDAYKFWGVVASNYHLVCPAIGGQMFLLGTDRLGRDVLSRILYGARISLTIGLIGISISFVLGIVIGGLAGYRGGIFDLIVQRLIEVLQSLPSLPLWMALAAIMPVTWSPIVIYFGITVILGIIDWTGLARAVRSKLLALREEDYVQAAQLMGASTPRIIGRHLVPGFMSHLIASATISIPGMILGETALSFLGLGLRPPITSWGILLTEAKSVSVIAFYPWLLYPIIPVVLVILAFNFLGDGLRDAADPYK